Proteins encoded together in one Riemerella anatipestifer window:
- a CDS encoding trehalase family glycosidase, whose protein sequence is MENKFLYKGGLVTTTNNSGQQWDSPNAWAPLQWIACKGLMNYGYHQTAKEIAQKWCSNVESTYKKTGKLMEKYDAINTENIATGGEYPNQDGFGWTNAIYIKMKKIFNL, encoded by the coding sequence ATAGAAAATAAATTTTTATACAAAGGAGGGCTAGTTACCACTACCAACAATAGCGGTCAACAATGGGATTCCCCAAACGCTTGGGCTCCTCTACAATGGATAGCTTGCAAAGGCTTAATGAACTACGGTTATCACCAAACAGCTAAAGAAATAGCCCAAAAGTGGTGCTCTAATGTAGAGAGTACTTATAAAAAAACTGGAAAACTAATGGAAAAATACGATGCTATAAATACCGAAAATATAGCTACAGGCGGAGAGTATCCAAATCAAGATGGTTTTGGTTGGACTAATGCCATTTATATTAAAATGAAAAAAATATTTAACCTATAA
- a CDS encoding IS982-like element ISRa1 family transposase: MNNLEQIYERILEVLGLFSENQLISYQRRTPKMSDLEVISLNITAEYLSIDSELQLFRKLPNSLINKIERSVYNKRKRRLSLQTEQIRQRISMEFNEFEDIFIVDSMPMKVCENARSTRSKICKEQSYSSPTYGYCASQKLYFYGYKLHAVCSLNGVIKNFDISPASVHDIHYLKDIGEQMRNCTLIGDRGYLSAKVQIDLFNYANIKLDTPMRSNQKDYIPQFSLYKKKRKRIETFFSQLCDQFMIKRNYAKTFEGFKTRIISKITAATVIQYINKFIFQRKLNHLKISII; the protein is encoded by the coding sequence ATGAACAACTTAGAGCAAATATATGAAAGAATTTTGGAAGTTTTAGGACTTTTTTCAGAAAATCAACTGATTAGTTATCAGAGAAGAACACCTAAAATGAGCGATTTAGAAGTCATAAGTCTTAATATTACTGCTGAATACTTGAGTATTGATAGCGAATTACAGTTATTTAGAAAATTGCCAAACTCTCTGATAAACAAAATTGAAAGAAGTGTTTACAATAAGCGAAAACGAAGACTATCCCTACAAACAGAGCAAATTAGACAGCGTATTTCGATGGAGTTCAATGAGTTTGAAGATATTTTTATCGTTGATAGCATGCCAATGAAAGTTTGTGAAAATGCTCGTTCTACTCGTTCAAAAATTTGTAAAGAGCAATCCTATTCTTCACCAACATATGGTTATTGTGCTTCACAGAAATTATATTTCTATGGCTATAAACTACACGCAGTATGTTCTTTAAATGGTGTGATTAAGAATTTTGATATAAGCCCTGCATCCGTTCACGACATCCACTATTTAAAAGATATTGGTGAGCAAATGCGAAACTGTACTTTAATTGGAGATAGAGGCTATTTATCAGCAAAAGTTCAAATAGATTTATTTAACTATGCTAATATTAAATTAGATACACCAATGAGAAGTAATCAGAAAGATTATATTCCTCAATTTTCATTGTACAAGAAAAAGCGAAAACGAATTGAGACATTTTTCTCTCAACTTTGCGACCAATTTATGATTAAAAGAAACTATGCTAAAACTTTTGAAGGCTTTAAAACAAGGATAATCAGTAAAATAACCGCCGCAACGGTTATTCAATATATCAATAAATTTATCTTCCAAAGAAAATTAAATCATCTAAAAATCAGTATTATTTAA